A genomic stretch from Bosea sp. F3-2 includes:
- the dapD gene encoding 2,3,4,5-tetrahydropyridine-2,6-dicarboxylate N-succinyltransferase, whose amino-acid sequence MSLADLAATIDAAWENRAEIGVSTKGAVRDAVEQAIEMLDSGQARVAEKQGADWIVHQWLKKAVLLSFRLTDNMIIANGPGEGVFWDKVPSKFEGWGENRFRAAGFRVVPPAAARKGSFIASGVVLMPSFVNIGAYVDSGTMVDTWATVGSCAQIGRNVHLSGGVGIGGVLEPLQANPTIIEDNCFIGARSEVVEGVIVGEGSVLSMGVFISASTKIVDRASGQVHIGKVPPYSVVVPGSLPGKPFPDGTPGPALSCAVIVKTVDAQTRSKTGINELLRD is encoded by the coding sequence ATGTCCCTCGCCGATCTCGCCGCCACCATCGACGCCGCCTGGGAGAACCGGGCCGAGATCGGCGTGTCGACCAAGGGCGCCGTGCGCGATGCGGTCGAGCAGGCGATCGAGATGCTCGATTCCGGCCAGGCCCGCGTCGCCGAAAAGCAAGGCGCCGACTGGATCGTCCATCAGTGGCTGAAGAAGGCGGTGCTGCTCTCCTTCCGCCTCACCGACAACATGATCATCGCCAACGGTCCCGGCGAAGGCGTGTTCTGGGACAAGGTGCCGTCGAAGTTCGAGGGCTGGGGCGAGAACCGCTTCCGCGCCGCCGGCTTCCGCGTCGTGCCGCCGGCCGCCGCGCGCAAGGGCTCGTTCATCGCCTCCGGCGTCGTGCTGATGCCGTCCTTCGTCAATATCGGTGCCTATGTCGACAGCGGCACCATGGTCGACACCTGGGCGACGGTCGGTTCCTGCGCCCAGATCGGCCGAAATGTACACCTATCGGGCGGCGTCGGCATCGGCGGCGTGCTCGAGCCGCTGCAGGCCAACCCGACCATCATCGAGGACAACTGCTTCATCGGCGCCCGCTCGGAGGTGGTCGAGGGCGTGATCGTCGGCGAGGGTTCGGTGCTCTCGATGGGCGTCTTCATCTCGGCCTCGACCAAGATCGTCGACCGCGCCTCCGGCCAGGTCCATATCGGCAAGGTGCCGCCCTATTCGGTGGTGGTGCCGGGTTCGCTGCCGGGCAAGCCCTTCCCGGACGGCACGCCGGGCCCGGCGCTCTCCTGCGCCGTCATCGTCAAGACCGTCGATGCACAGACCCGCTCCAAGACCGGCATCAACGAGCTGCTCAGGGACTGA
- the cobF gene encoding precorrin-6A synthase (deacetylating) — translation MRNILIIGIGAGNPDHMTIEAIAALNRADALFIPDKGEEKASLRALREGICARFIRRPDYRTVPVDIPRRAEAGSDYHGVVDDWHERIAARYRALFEAELAEGQTGALLVWGDPALYDSTLRIMERVAASGLSLDWQVYPGISSIQVLAARHRIPLNTIGAPILITTGRRLAAGFPADQDSVVVMLDGEQAFAKVAPADLDIFWGAYLGTPDEILRAGPLAELSAEIARVRAEARARHGWIMDTYLLRRRPA, via the coding sequence ATGCGCAATATCCTCATCATCGGCATCGGGGCCGGCAATCCCGACCATATGACGATCGAGGCGATCGCGGCGCTGAATCGCGCCGATGCTCTGTTCATCCCCGACAAGGGCGAGGAAAAGGCGTCGTTGCGGGCCCTGCGCGAAGGCATCTGCGCGCGCTTCATTCGCAGGCCGGACTACCGCACCGTTCCCGTCGACATCCCGCGCCGGGCCGAGGCCGGCAGCGACTATCACGGTGTGGTCGATGACTGGCACGAGCGCATCGCCGCGCGCTACCGCGCCCTCTTCGAAGCGGAGCTGGCCGAGGGGCAGACCGGCGCGCTGCTGGTCTGGGGAGATCCTGCGCTCTACGACAGCACCCTGCGCATCATGGAGCGCGTCGCGGCCTCCGGCCTTAGCCTCGACTGGCAGGTCTATCCCGGCATCAGCAGCATCCAGGTACTGGCCGCGCGCCACCGCATCCCGCTCAATACGATCGGCGCGCCGATCCTGATCACCACGGGGCGAAGGCTGGCGGCGGGCTTCCCGGCTGATCAGGACAGCGTCGTCGTCATGCTCGATGGCGAGCAGGCCTTCGCGAAGGTCGCTCCCGCGGATCTCGACATCTTCTGGGGGGCCTATCTCGGCACGCCGGACGAGATTCTGCGCGCCGGGCCGCTCGCCGAACTCTCCGCCGAGATTGCGCGGGTTCGCGCCGAGGCCCGTGCCCGCCATGGCTGGATCATGGATACTTATCTGCTGCGCCGCCGCCCGGCTTGA
- a CDS encoding VOC family protein, translating to MPLSIDHIVIAVTDLDAAMRNYAALGFTVLPGGEHPRGSRNALVVFEDGAYLEIIAFPRPVPDFRWWQVLDRAGPGLVDYAVLPDDFQADLARARAAGIVMDGPIDGGRLQPDGARIAWRSARPPEPDIPFLVTDVTPRDLRVPPGAARRHPNGVTGVAGVTVAVQDLVSSTARYRALLGREPLATGGLPGLGFGLVQFRIERQTLSLVEPRASAAAAPAAHLIARGQGIYAVSFYGPDDVALDIGLAHGARLEIVRDR from the coding sequence ATGCCGCTTTCGATCGACCATATCGTCATTGCCGTCACCGATCTCGATGCGGCCATGCGGAACTATGCCGCGCTCGGTTTTACCGTGCTGCCGGGTGGCGAGCATCCGCGCGGCTCGCGCAATGCGCTCGTCGTGTTCGAGGACGGCGCCTATCTCGAGATCATCGCCTTCCCGCGGCCGGTGCCGGATTTCCGCTGGTGGCAGGTGTTGGACCGCGCCGGCCCCGGCCTCGTCGACTATGCCGTGCTGCCGGATGATTTCCAGGCCGATCTCGCCCGCGCCCGCGCCGCCGGCATCGTCATGGACGGGCCGATCGACGGCGGCCGGCTCCAGCCGGACGGCGCGCGCATCGCCTGGCGCTCGGCACGCCCGCCCGAGCCGGACATTCCCTTCCTCGTCACCGACGTCACGCCGCGCGACCTGCGCGTCCCGCCCGGTGCGGCACGTCGTCACCCGAACGGTGTCACCGGGGTCGCGGGCGTCACGGTCGCCGTTCAGGATCTCGTGAGCTCGACGGCGCGCTATCGGGCCTTGCTCGGTCGCGAACCGCTCGCGACGGGCGGCCTTCCGGGGCTGGGTTTCGGCCTCGTCCAGTTCCGTATCGAACGCCAGACCCTCTCGCTGGTGGAGCCGCGCGCTTCCGCCGCAGCCGCTCCGGCGGCGCATCTCATTGCCCGTGGCCAGGGCATTTATGCGGTCTCCTTCTATGGCCCCGACGACGTGGCGCTCGATATCGGCCTTGCCCATGGCGCCCGTCTGGAAATCGTCCGCGATCGCTGA
- a CDS encoding TRAP transporter substrate-binding protein has translation MLITRRQFAAGSLAAPAILKGGQAFAAGRPVTVASLLGEDKPETKIWRRVAEILARSAPGRFDLRIVPNAALGGEKEVAEGLRLGSIQAALSTVSSLSGWVPEGQILDLPFLFRNRDHLGRVLAGPLGGELKARYEAQGFVVPGFINYGARHLLAKEPLTTPASVKGKRIRVIQSPLHTALWSGFGAYPTPIPIPETYNALKTGVVDCMDLTKSAYVGFRLHEVVPVLIETGHIWATGVVMFAAPFWKALTPSDREALAAAVAEGTAYFDELMLADEAASMAKAASEGGRTVPAEDRAGWQDGARKVWASFAPQLGGMAKIEAIAQSA, from the coding sequence TTGCTGATCACCCGCCGCCAATTCGCCGCCGGCTCTCTCGCCGCGCCCGCCATCCTGAAGGGCGGGCAGGCTTTCGCCGCCGGCCGGCCGGTCACCGTCGCCTCGCTGCTCGGCGAGGACAAGCCGGAGACGAAGATCTGGCGGCGCGTCGCCGAGATCCTGGCGCGCTCTGCGCCCGGACGTTTCGACCTGCGGATCGTGCCCAATGCCGCGCTTGGCGGCGAGAAGGAGGTCGCCGAGGGCCTGCGCCTCGGCTCCATCCAGGCGGCGCTCTCGACGGTCTCGTCTTTGTCCGGCTGGGTGCCGGAGGGGCAGATCCTCGACCTGCCCTTCCTCTTCCGCAATCGCGACCATCTCGGCCGGGTTCTGGCAGGCCCGCTCGGGGGCGAGCTCAAGGCGCGCTACGAGGCGCAGGGCTTCGTCGTGCCCGGCTTCATCAACTACGGCGCCCGCCATCTGCTGGCCAAGGAGCCGCTGACGACGCCCGCCTCCGTCAAGGGCAAGCGCATCCGCGTCATCCAGAGTCCGCTCCACACCGCACTGTGGTCGGGCTTTGGCGCCTATCCGACACCGATCCCGATCCCCGAGACCTACAACGCGCTGAAGACTGGCGTGGTCGACTGCATGGACCTGACCAAATCTGCCTATGTCGGCTTCCGGCTGCATGAGGTCGTGCCGGTCCTGATCGAGACCGGCCATATCTGGGCGACCGGCGTCGTGATGTTCGCCGCGCCGTTCTGGAAGGCGCTGACGCCGTCCGACCGTGAGGCGCTGGCCGCGGCCGTGGCCGAGGGAACAGCCTATTTCGACGAGCTGATGCTGGCCGACGAGGCGGCTTCGATGGCCAAGGCCGCTTCCGAAGGCGGCAGGACCGTGCCGGCCGAGGACCGCGCCGGCTGGCAGGACGGTGCCCGCAAGGTCTGGGCGAGCTTTGCGCCCCAGCTTGGCGGCATGGCAAAGATCGAAGCCATCGCGCAGAGCGCCTGA
- a CDS encoding nitroreductase family protein: MTSTINSRTADHAIDPLFLERWSPRAFTDEIISEAELKALFEAARWAPSSYNSQPWRFIYARRGTAHWQTLLGLLNEFNQSWAKNAAALVVIVSKETMAVPGKAEEVPSHSHSFDAGAAWANLALQAVRLGWQAHGMVGFDRERALSELKVPAGYRVEAAVAIGKPGDKAQLPEALQSRETPSQRNPISATAFEGAFGA, from the coding sequence ATGACCAGCACCATCAACAGCCGCACCGCCGATCACGCGATCGATCCGCTCTTCCTAGAGCGTTGGTCGCCGCGCGCCTTCACCGATGAGATCATTTCCGAAGCTGAGCTGAAGGCACTGTTCGAGGCGGCGCGCTGGGCGCCGTCCTCCTATAATTCGCAGCCCTGGCGCTTCATCTATGCCCGCCGCGGCACGGCGCATTGGCAGACGCTGCTCGGCCTGCTCAACGAGTTCAACCAGTCCTGGGCGAAGAATGCGGCGGCTCTCGTCGTCATCGTCTCGAAGGAAACCATGGCGGTGCCCGGCAAGGCCGAGGAAGTGCCGTCCCATAGCCATTCCTTCGATGCCGGCGCTGCCTGGGCCAATCTCGCCCTCCAGGCCGTGCGGCTCGGCTGGCAGGCGCATGGCATGGTCGGCTTCGACCGCGAGCGGGCGCTGTCGGAGCTGAAGGTGCCGGCCGGCTACCGCGTCGAGGCGGCCGTCGCCATCGGCAAGCCCGGCGACAAGGCGCAGCTGCCGGAAGCCTTGCAGTCCCGCGAGACGCCAAGCCAGCGCAATCCGATCTCGGCGACCGCCTTCGAGGGCGCCTTCGGCGCCTGA
- a CDS encoding aldose 1-epimerase family protein: protein MTDTHEIASGRLRATIRAQGGELIALSDANGPLLWHGGPEWPRHAPVLFPIVGRLTEDTLIHEGRSYHLTQHGFARDSLFQWIERTPDRAVLKLRESAETLARYPFRFVLQMIYEFAGDTLSVTTRVINPAETTLICGVGAHPAFLWPLAEGVAKEAHGLSFLQVEPGPGLGVEGGLLGPAIPLPFDGTELPLAEALFANDAIVIPDVANHSVRFAALDGSGRERRALTVSWEGYKDLGIWSKPTGAPFLCIEPWFSMASPIGWQGEFAEKPGILALAPSESRDFVWRATPHFIPTAPSG, encoded by the coding sequence ATGACGGACACCCATGAGATTGCCTCCGGCCGGCTGCGGGCGACGATCCGGGCACAGGGCGGCGAGCTGATCGCGTTGTCCGATGCGAATGGGCCGCTGCTCTGGCATGGCGGGCCGGAATGGCCGCGCCACGCGCCCGTGCTCTTCCCGATCGTCGGACGGCTTACTGAGGACACGCTGATCCACGAAGGCCGATCTTATCATCTGACACAGCACGGCTTCGCCCGCGACAGCCTGTTCCAGTGGATCGAACGGACGCCCGATCGCGCCGTGCTGAAATTGCGCGAGAGCGCGGAGACGCTGGCACGCTACCCGTTCCGCTTCGTGCTGCAGATGATCTACGAGTTTGCCGGCGACACGCTTTCGGTGACGACGCGCGTCATCAACCCAGCCGAGACGACGCTGATCTGCGGCGTCGGCGCCCACCCGGCCTTCCTGTGGCCCTTGGCGGAGGGCGTCGCGAAGGAGGCCCACGGCCTCAGCTTCCTTCAAGTCGAGCCCGGACCGGGCCTCGGCGTCGAAGGCGGGCTGCTCGGCCCGGCGATCCCGCTGCCTTTCGACGGCACCGAGCTGCCACTCGCGGAGGCGCTGTTCGCCAATGATGCGATCGTGATCCCGGACGTGGCCAACCACTCGGTACGTTTCGCCGCGCTCGACGGGTCAGGGCGAGAGCGGCGCGCCCTCACCGTTAGCTGGGAGGGCTACAAGGATCTCGGCATCTGGTCGAAGCCGACCGGCGCGCCCTTCCTCTGCATCGAACCCTGGTTCAGCATGGCAAGCCCGATCGGCTGGCAGGGCGAATTCGCGGAAAAGCCCGGTATCCTGGCGCTAGCGCCGAGCGAAAGCCGCGATTTCGTCTGGCGTGCCACGCCGCATTTCATCCCGACGGCTCCGTCGGGATGA
- a CDS encoding ABC transporter substrate-binding protein, producing MQLPRFAAALLLTASALLPLPAAAQAQPAANRVLRVAPHADLKTLDPVAASIVITRMHGLMIYETLFAWDSNLQPKPQMVESFETSPDKLIWSFTLRPGLKFHDGQPVTTKDVIASLARWMKRDTIGGKLGEYTEGMEAVDDRTFKLKLKRPLALVPFALGSAVGQIPVIMREADAKSDPMKPITETIGSGPFRFNREEWRSGSKIVYDRNPDYVPRSEPADGLAGGRVVKVDRVEWLIMPDAATAAAALQTGEIDIWEQPSQDLIPVVSANNQVKVERYSNLANQVMLRPNHLYPPFDNPKARLALAYATDQADFLAAGFGDEEWWKRCNAYFVCGSPNGIAAGAEGYAKPDLAKARQLLKESGYKGEKLVLSTSNDIAPIGRMAEVAAASLKEVGFNVDVQFADWGAVTTRQQNKSPPDQGGWNLFVTYASGATMQSPLTNIGTNMACERAWAGWPCDAEAEKLRGAFVDAPDDASRKIALEALHKRLAEVQPYRVLGQFDQPYARRTNVAGVLAAPVMLFWNIEKK from the coding sequence ATGCAACTGCCCCGTTTCGCTGCCGCGCTGCTTTTGACGGCGTCCGCCTTGCTGCCTTTGCCGGCCGCCGCCCAGGCGCAGCCTGCCGCGAACCGCGTGCTGCGCGTCGCGCCGCATGCCGATCTCAAGACGCTCGATCCCGTCGCGGCCTCGATCGTCATCACCCGCATGCACGGGCTGATGATCTACGAGACCCTCTTCGCCTGGGATTCGAACCTTCAGCCGAAGCCGCAGATGGTCGAGAGTTTCGAGACCTCGCCGGACAAGCTGATCTGGAGCTTCACGCTGCGCCCCGGCCTCAAGTTCCATGACGGCCAGCCGGTGACCACCAAGGACGTGATTGCCTCGCTCGCCCGCTGGATGAAGCGCGACACCATCGGCGGCAAGCTCGGCGAATACACCGAGGGCATGGAGGCGGTCGACGACAGGACCTTCAAGCTCAAGCTCAAGCGCCCGCTGGCGCTCGTGCCTTTCGCGCTCGGCTCGGCCGTCGGCCAGATCCCGGTGATCATGCGCGAGGCGGACGCCAAGAGCGATCCGATGAAGCCGATCACCGAGACGATCGGCTCCGGCCCGTTCAGGTTCAACCGGGAGGAATGGCGCAGCGGCTCGAAGATCGTCTACGACCGCAATCCCGACTATGTGCCGCGCTCCGAGCCGGCCGATGGCCTCGCAGGCGGCCGCGTCGTCAAGGTCGATCGCGTCGAATGGCTGATCATGCCGGACGCCGCTACGGCCGCCGCCGCGCTTCAGACCGGCGAGATCGACATCTGGGAGCAGCCGAGCCAGGACCTGATCCCGGTCGTCTCGGCCAACAACCAGGTCAAGGTCGAGCGCTATTCCAACCTCGCCAATCAGGTGATGCTGCGGCCGAACCACCTCTACCCGCCCTTCGATAATCCGAAAGCGCGGCTCGCTCTGGCCTATGCCACTGATCAGGCCGATTTCCTCGCTGCCGGTTTCGGCGATGAGGAATGGTGGAAGCGCTGCAACGCCTATTTCGTCTGCGGCAGCCCGAACGGCATCGCGGCCGGCGCGGAGGGTTATGCCAAGCCCGATCTCGCGAAGGCGCGCCAGCTGCTCAAGGAGAGCGGCTATAAGGGCGAGAAGCTGGTTCTCTCGACCAGCAACGACATCGCCCCGATCGGCCGCATGGCCGAGGTCGCGGCCGCTTCGCTGAAGGAAGTCGGCTTCAATGTCGATGTGCAGTTCGCGGATTGGGGCGCCGTCACCACGCGCCAGCAGAACAAGAGCCCGCCGGACCAGGGCGGCTGGAATCTCTTCGTCACCTATGCCTCGGGCGCGACCATGCAGTCGCCGCTGACCAATATCGGCACCAACATGGCCTGCGAGCGCGCCTGGGCCGGCTGGCCCTGCGATGCCGAGGCGGAGAAGCTGCGCGGCGCCTTCGTCGATGCACCCGATGACGCCAGCCGCAAGATCGCGCTCGAAGCGCTGCACAAGCGCCTTGCCGAGGTGCAGCCCTATCGCGTGCTCGGCCAGTTCGACCAGCCCTATGCCCGCCGGACCAACGTCGCCGGCGTGCTGGCGGCGCCGGTCATGCTGTTCTGGAACATCGAGAAGAAGTGA
- a CDS encoding serine hydrolase: MALDWTRAAARANEIAANWQREAGPGGAVVLFDRDGVREAFAGGLASIDYQLPFTPQTPNRFASISKHVLAIALLRAGVPLDAPLGHWLTELPAPLAAVELCRALDMTGGLPDMMEAFWQQGVPFTATLSADEVFALARRFPSLSAEPGTEMAYSNTGWRLGQRILERVTGRSYSDIVTELSGELGLAFRLPYDAAEIVPCLATGYWRDGAAWRRGHYGFHFSASGGIAGSAADLAGWASALLAGRGPLAGMLERLTIPRHFADGSASVYRLGLVCSRLGETEIVGHGGSLTGYRNHFLMAPAHGAGVVVLTNREEEALWPAMTVLAALLGQELPAPADAPTGLFVTEKGPFWAEFTRDSISFMGGYERLVADGAGGLRSLPAYLDIRLRQEGADCLSGLIGGVQRSLRRVPADTALDDRLIGQWRDPHFGTQIEIRADGTALMPWPSGGMLSRLTPLPNGRALADLLHGPWRSRPCLWLDGAGGLRVAGHRARILQMKRVG, from the coding sequence ATGGCTCTGGACTGGACACGCGCCGCTGCGCGCGCGAACGAAATCGCCGCGAACTGGCAGCGCGAGGCCGGGCCCGGCGGCGCCGTCGTGCTGTTTGATCGTGACGGGGTGCGCGAGGCCTTTGCCGGCGGCCTCGCCAGCATCGACTACCAGCTGCCCTTCACGCCGCAGACGCCGAACCGCTTCGCCTCGATCAGCAAGCATGTGCTGGCGATCGCGTTGCTGCGTGCGGGCGTGCCGCTCGATGCCCCGCTCGGCCACTGGCTGACCGAGCTGCCAGCGCCGCTCGCCGCGGTCGAGCTATGCCGGGCCCTCGACATGACCGGCGGCCTGCCGGACATGATGGAAGCTTTCTGGCAGCAGGGCGTGCCCTTCACGGCGACGCTGAGCGCCGACGAGGTCTTCGCGCTCGCCCGCCGCTTTCCGTCGCTGAGCGCCGAGCCCGGTACGGAGATGGCCTATTCCAACACCGGCTGGCGGCTCGGGCAGCGCATCCTCGAGCGCGTCACCGGCCGGTCCTATAGCGATATCGTCACGGAACTGTCCGGCGAGCTCGGCCTTGCCTTCCGGCTGCCCTATGACGCTGCCGAGATCGTCCCCTGTCTCGCCACGGGCTATTGGCGCGACGGCGCGGCCTGGCGGCGCGGCCATTACGGCTTCCATTTCTCCGCCTCGGGCGGCATCGCTGGCTCCGCTGCCGATCTCGCCGGCTGGGCCTCCGCCCTGCTCGCGGGGCGCGGGCCGCTCGCTGGCATGCTCGAACGCCTGACGATACCGCGCCATTTCGCGGATGGCAGCGCAAGCGTCTATCGGCTCGGGCTGGTCTGCAGCCGCCTCGGCGAGACCGAGATCGTCGGTCATGGCGGCTCGCTCACCGGCTATCGCAACCACTTCCTGATGGCCCCGGCCCATGGCGCCGGCGTCGTGGTGCTGACCAATCGCGAGGAAGAGGCGCTCTGGCCCGCCATGACGGTGCTGGCGGCGCTGCTCGGGCAGGAACTGCCCGCGCCGGCCGACGCACCAACCGGACTCTTCGTCACAGAAAAGGGCCCGTTCTGGGCGGAATTCACGCGGGATTCGATCAGCTTCATGGGCGGCTATGAGCGCCTTGTCGCGGACGGCGCGGGCGGGCTGCGTAGCCTGCCGGCCTATCTCGACATCCGCCTTCGGCAGGAAGGGGCGGACTGCTTGTCCGGCCTGATCGGCGGCGTGCAGCGTTCGTTGCGGCGCGTGCCGGCCGATACGGCGCTCGATGACCGGCTCATCGGTCAGTGGCGCGATCCGCATTTCGGGACGCAGATCGAGATCCGGGCGGACGGTACCGCGCTGATGCCTTGGCCCTCCGGCGGCATGCTCTCGCGGCTGACGCCATTGCCGAACGGCCGGGCGCTGGCCGATCTGTTGCACGGCCCCTGGCGGTCGCGGCCCTGCCTCTGGCTCGATGGCGCTGGCGGCTTGCGGGTCGCCGGGCACCGGGCAAGGATTTTGCAAATGAAGCGCGTCGGCTAG
- a CDS encoding amidohydrolase has product MFLTNSDMVDLVDLRHRLHRRPEISGEERETAATIVAFLKPTQPDRIISELGGHGVAAIYEGAEPGPTVLIRAELDALPIEELSTSDHRSEIPGKGHLCGHDGHMTILAGLARGLHRNPPKRGRAILLFQPAEETGAGAAAVIADPKFAEIAPDYAFSLHNRPGVPIGHARISEGAANCASRGLRIVLNGETSHASTPEHGRSPAPAIARLIPELTALGPGGELDANFALVTVTHAGIGEPAFGIAPGRGELWVTLRTVNDAQMGALCEKAEALVREVAAAGSLDAEMSYHDIFHHCENEPEAVAMLRRAMDEEKVPHGPTKPSRGSEDFGLFGRKAKSAMFLLGSGDTAHLHNPDFDFPDDAIDTGARVFMRALRNLVGEAPRA; this is encoded by the coding sequence GTGTTCCTGACCAACAGCGATATGGTCGATCTCGTCGATCTCAGGCATCGGCTGCATCGGAGGCCTGAGATTTCGGGCGAGGAACGCGAGACCGCCGCCACCATCGTCGCGTTTCTGAAGCCGACGCAGCCCGACCGTATCATCTCCGAACTCGGCGGCCATGGCGTCGCCGCGATCTATGAGGGCGCCGAGCCTGGCCCGACCGTCCTGATCCGCGCCGAACTCGACGCGCTGCCGATCGAGGAGCTTTCGACCAGCGATCATCGCTCCGAAATTCCCGGCAAGGGCCATCTCTGCGGCCATGATGGTCACATGACCATCCTCGCCGGGCTGGCGCGCGGGCTTCACCGCAACCCGCCCAAACGCGGCCGCGCCATCCTGCTGTTCCAGCCGGCAGAAGAGACCGGCGCCGGCGCCGCTGCTGTGATCGCTGATCCGAAATTCGCCGAGATCGCGCCGGACTACGCTTTCTCGCTGCATAATCGTCCCGGCGTTCCGATCGGCCATGCCCGCATCTCGGAAGGCGCCGCCAACTGCGCCTCGCGCGGCCTCAGGATCGTCCTCAACGGCGAGACCTCGCATGCCTCGACGCCCGAGCACGGCCGCTCGCCGGCCCCGGCCATCGCCCGCCTCATCCCTGAACTGACCGCACTCGGCCCGGGCGGCGAACTCGATGCGAATTTCGCACTGGTCACCGTCACCCATGCCGGGATCGGCGAGCCGGCCTTTGGCATCGCGCCCGGCCGCGGTGAGCTTTGGGTGACGCTGCGCACCGTCAACGATGCCCAGATGGGCGCGCTCTGCGAGAAGGCCGAGGCGCTGGTGCGCGAGGTCGCGGCGGCCGGCAGCCTCGACGCCGAGATGAGCTATCACGACATCTTCCACCACTGCGAGAACGAGCCCGAGGCCGTCGCCATGCTGCGCCGGGCGATGGACGAGGAGAAGGTGCCGCACGGCCCGACCAAGCCGTCCCGCGGTTCGGAGGATTTCGGCCTGTTCGGCCGCAAGGCTAAGTCGGCGATGTTCCTGCTCGGCTCGGGCGACACCGCCCATCTGCACAACCCCGATTTCGACTTCCCCGACGATGCGATCGACACCGGCGCGCGCGTCTTCATGCGGGCGCTGCGCAATCTCGTCGGCGAAGCTCCGCGAGCCTGA
- a CDS encoding SprT family zinc-dependent metalloprotease has protein sequence MRISLFRRQPDPDRIEVVHAGTPYPVLVKRRANARRMTLRVSQATGEITLTLPERADFAAGRTFAENHGGWIAARIAKRPLAVLFEPGQSIPLRGVPHRIVHWSKARGLTQATQDKDGAPIIAVAGEAAHVPRRVKDFLRRLALEDLEKAVRRHTAALGIPARKITIRDTTSRWGSCSSQGHLNFSWRLILAPASVLDYLAAHEVAHLKEMNHSHRFWALTHKLCPHTEEAEAWLKRHGASLHGYG, from the coding sequence ATGCGCATCTCCCTGTTCAGGCGCCAGCCGGACCCCGACCGGATCGAGGTCGTCCACGCCGGCACGCCCTATCCCGTTCTCGTCAAGCGGCGTGCCAATGCGCGGCGGATGACGCTGCGCGTCTCGCAGGCGACCGGCGAGATCACCCTGACGCTGCCCGAGCGGGCCGACTTCGCCGCGGGCCGGACCTTTGCCGAGAATCATGGCGGCTGGATCGCGGCGCGCATCGCGAAGCGCCCATTGGCGGTGCTGTTCGAGCCGGGGCAGAGCATTCCCCTGCGCGGCGTCCCTCACCGCATCGTCCACTGGTCGAAGGCGCGCGGGCTCACCCAGGCGACGCAGGACAAGGACGGCGCCCCGATCATCGCGGTCGCCGGCGAGGCGGCGCATGTCCCGCGCCGGGTCAAGGATTTCCTGCGGCGGCTCGCGCTCGAGGATCTGGAGAAGGCGGTGCGGCGCCACACTGCGGCGCTCGGCATCCCCGCCCGCAAGATCACCATCCGCGACACCACGAGCCGCTGGGGCTCCTGCTCCTCGCAGGGGCATCTCAACTTCTCCTGGCGACTGATTCTCGCACCGGCCTCGGTGCTCGACTATCTTGCGGCCCATGAGGTGGCGCATCTCAAGGAGATGAACCACTCTCATCGTTTCTGGGCACTGACCCACAAGCTCTGCCCGCATACCGAGGAGGCGGAGGCCTGGCTGAAACGCCACGGCGCCAGCCTGCATGGTTATGGTTGA